The Paraburkholderia sp. PREW-6R genomic interval ATTGGGTCAGCGCGCCGGAAAACCGCTCGCCGCCGTCCGCGGAATCGAAGCTTGCGTGCTCGATCAGTGCATAGAGCGGGTGCGACTCGCCGAACGGCGAGCGCGTGCCCGTGAGCTGCACGCCGAAGTCGAAGAACTCCGGCCACATGATTTCGAACGCGCCAATGTCGTTGCCAAAGCGCGTGGAGAGGCGGCGCAGCAGTTGGACGGCGGCGTCGTAGCCGTCGAGCGCGACGAGCGCCGTATGCCGTGCCGCACGCTGCGGATGCAGCCGCAACACCGCGCGCGTAATGACGCCCAGGGTGCCCTCCGAACCGATGAACCAGTGCTTCAGGTCGTAGCCCGTGTTGTTCTTGACCATCTTGCCGAGCGACGTCAGTACGTCGCCGTTCGCGAGCACCACTTCGAGGCCGAGCACCTGATCGCGCGCGGTGCCCGACTGGATGACGCGGTTGCCGCCCGCGTTCGTCGCCAGATTGCCGCCCACCTGGCAGGAGCCGCGCGCGCCGAGATCGAGCGCCAGTTCGAACCCGGCTTCTGCCGCCGCCTCCTGTGCAATCTGCAACGTGGTGCCGGCGCGAACGGTGAGCGTGGCGGAAGCCGTGTCCACTTCTTCGACACCGCTCAGTCGTTCGAGCGACAACGCGATATCCGTCTCGCGCGCAATCGCGCCGCCGGCGAGTCCCGTCATGCCGCCTTGCGGCACCACTGGCTGACAGGCCGCATGACAAATGGCGAGCGCGCGCGACACGTCCTGCGTCGTGCGCGGCAGCAGCAACGCGGCGGGACGCGTTGGCGTGTGGCGTGTCCAGTCGGTCAGCGCGCGCTCGCCGATCTGTTCGCCGGTACGCACCGAGTCGTCGCCGAGCGCTGTGCGCAGTGCGTCGAGCGTGGTGGAAAGCGACGCGGTGCTTCGCGTCGGCGCGTCGGTCGTAGTGTGGTCCGTCATGCAAGTGTCCTGGTGTTGCGGCGCTCAGGGGCTCGCCTGATGCGCCGCGCG includes:
- a CDS encoding FAD-binding oxidoreductase, whose translation is MTDHTTTDAPTRSTASLSTTLDALRTALGDDSVRTGEQIGERALTDWTRHTPTRPAALLLPRTTQDVSRALAICHAACQPVVPQGGMTGLAGGAIARETDIALSLERLSGVEEVDTASATLTVRAGTTLQIAQEAAAEAGFELALDLGARGSCQVGGNLATNAGGNRVIQSGTARDQVLGLEVVLANGDVLTSLGKMVKNNTGYDLKHWFIGSEGTLGVITRAVLRLHPQRAARHTALVALDGYDAAVQLLRRLSTRFGNDIGAFEIMWPEFFDFGVQLTGTRSPFGESHPLYALIEHASFDSADGGERFSGALTQSLEDGVIRDAVIAQSGADVRALWAIRECTAEFPVRLDAINFDVSLPIGEIGHFVDRCRAALDQRWPGNASYFFGHIGDSNLHVTVDGHSIPGVDHHDVYAFVYEMLGPLNGSVSAEHGIGLLKREFLPISRSPAELAAMSAIKKALDPHGILNPGKLL